In the genome of Cryptomeria japonica chromosome 8, Sugi_1.0, whole genome shotgun sequence, one region contains:
- the LOC131072420 gene encoding UDP-rhamnose/UDP-galactose transporter 6 isoform X2 — translation MTTLMTLVLRCMGYIQPSHLPFSELAKFVICANFSIVGMNVSLMWNSVGFYQIAKLSMIPVSCLLEVLFDKIRYSRDTKLSIVTVLVGVAVCTVTDVSVNAKGFMAAAIAVWSTALQQYYVHYLQKKYALGSFDLLGHTAPLQAATLLIVGPFLDYWLAEKRVDLYDYTIPSVFFIVLSCMIAVGTNLSQFICIGRFTAVSFQVLGHMKTIFVLVLGFIFFGKEGLNVQVVLGMLLAVIGMVWYGNASSKPGGKERRMYPISSERITKIGVSEDGALDKV, via the exons ATGACCACTCTCATGACTCTTGTTCTTCGTTGCATGGGCTATATTCAACCTTCGCATTTACCTTTCTCCGAGCTCGCAAAATTTGTTATCTGTGCCAATTTCTCCATTGTTGGGATGAATGTTAGTCTCATGTGGAATTCTGTTGGCTTTTACCAG ATAGCAAAGTTGAGCATGATTCCTGTATCTTGCCTTTTAGAAGTTCTTTTTGATAAGATTCGTTATTCAAGGGACACTAAGTTAAGCATAGTAACAGTGTTGGTTGGAGTGGCAGTATGTACTGTTACGGATGTTAGTGTCAATGCCAAGGGCTTCATGGCTGCTGCAATTGCAGTATGGAGCACTGCTTTGCAGCAATAT TATGTTCACTATCTGCAGAAGAAGTATGCACTTGGTTCTTTTGATCTGCTTGGACATACTGCACCATTACAAGCAGCTACACTGCTGATTGTAGGGCCGTTTCTTGACTATTGGCTGGCAGAAAAGAGAGTGGATCTTTATGATTATACCATACCATCTGTG TTCTTCATTGTGCTCTCTTGCATGATTGCGGTGGGCACCAACCTAAGCCAATTTATCTGCATTGGTCGTTTCACAGCAGTCTCATTTCAAGTTCTCGGCCATATGAAGACCAtatttgttcttgttttgggaTTCATCTTTTTTGGTAAAGAGGGGTTGAATGTACAAGTGGTTCTTGGTATGTTATTAGCTGTGATTGGGATGGTTTGGTATGGCAATGCATCATCAAAACCTGGGGGTAAAGAACGGCGGATGTATCCCATTTCTAGTGAGAGGATTACTAAAATTGGTGTATCTGAAGATGGAGCACTTGACAAAGTATGA
- the LOC131072420 gene encoding UDP-rhamnose/UDP-galactose transporter 6 isoform X1, whose translation MAPASKADRKAALDVASWMFNVSTSVGIIMVNKGLMARYGFTFASTLTGLHFAMTTLMTLVLRCMGYIQPSHLPFSELAKFVICANFSIVGMNVSLMWNSVGFYQIAKLSMIPVSCLLEVLFDKIRYSRDTKLSIVTVLVGVAVCTVTDVSVNAKGFMAAAIAVWSTALQQYYVHYLQKKYALGSFDLLGHTAPLQAATLLIVGPFLDYWLAEKRVDLYDYTIPSVFFIVLSCMIAVGTNLSQFICIGRFTAVSFQVLGHMKTIFVLVLGFIFFGKEGLNVQVVLGMLLAVIGMVWYGNASSKPGGKERRMYPISSERITKIGVSEDGALDKV comes from the exons atggcACCCGCGAGTAAAGCAGACAGGAAGGCTGCTCTTGATGTGGCATCATGGATGTTCAATGTCAGTACATCTGTGGGGATTATTATGGTCAACAAAGGTCTAATGGCCAGATATGGTTTTACATTTG CAAGTACGTTAACTGGCTTACATTTTGCAATGACCACTCTCATGACTCTTGTTCTTCGTTGCATGGGCTATATTCAACCTTCGCATTTACCTTTCTCCGAGCTCGCAAAATTTGTTATCTGTGCCAATTTCTCCATTGTTGGGATGAATGTTAGTCTCATGTGGAATTCTGTTGGCTTTTACCAG ATAGCAAAGTTGAGCATGATTCCTGTATCTTGCCTTTTAGAAGTTCTTTTTGATAAGATTCGTTATTCAAGGGACACTAAGTTAAGCATAGTAACAGTGTTGGTTGGAGTGGCAGTATGTACTGTTACGGATGTTAGTGTCAATGCCAAGGGCTTCATGGCTGCTGCAATTGCAGTATGGAGCACTGCTTTGCAGCAATAT TATGTTCACTATCTGCAGAAGAAGTATGCACTTGGTTCTTTTGATCTGCTTGGACATACTGCACCATTACAAGCAGCTACACTGCTGATTGTAGGGCCGTTTCTTGACTATTGGCTGGCAGAAAAGAGAGTGGATCTTTATGATTATACCATACCATCTGTG TTCTTCATTGTGCTCTCTTGCATGATTGCGGTGGGCACCAACCTAAGCCAATTTATCTGCATTGGTCGTTTCACAGCAGTCTCATTTCAAGTTCTCGGCCATATGAAGACCAtatttgttcttgttttgggaTTCATCTTTTTTGGTAAAGAGGGGTTGAATGTACAAGTGGTTCTTGGTATGTTATTAGCTGTGATTGGGATGGTTTGGTATGGCAATGCATCATCAAAACCTGGGGGTAAAGAACGGCGGATGTATCCCATTTCTAGTGAGAGGATTACTAAAATTGGTGTATCTGAAGATGGAGCACTTGACAAAGTATGA